Proteins encoded in a region of the Streptomyces akebiae genome:
- a CDS encoding pyrimidine reductase family protein, with the protein MRRLFPVTEETAARTPEATGGASAAEVSAVGGGEGPAGARTPGARDGRSPAAAGRSDLVEREWSLDELAAAYAYPEPAPGGREPWLRANMVSTLDGAAQHGGRSQPISSDADMRIFGTLRGLADVVIVGAETVRQEGYRPARAREAFAEARRAAGQTPAPAVAVVSASLDLDFSLPLFTSPLTPTLLLTGAAAAPDRVATAEKAGVRVVVAGDGMGVDPARAVRALADLGLTRLLTEGGPRVLGQLIAADVLDELCLTVSPMLTAGDAQRIAGGPSVAVPKRFALASLLEESGFLFGRYRRT; encoded by the coding sequence ATGCGACGCCTGTTCCCTGTGACCGAAGAGACAGCGGCCCGGACACCGGAAGCGACCGGTGGGGCGAGTGCGGCCGAGGTGTCGGCGGTGGGCGGGGGTGAGGGCCCGGCGGGGGCCCGGACACCGGGCGCGCGGGACGGCCGGTCCCCGGCGGCGGCCGGAAGGTCGGATCTCGTGGAGCGGGAGTGGAGTCTCGACGAACTGGCGGCGGCGTACGCGTACCCCGAGCCCGCGCCGGGCGGGCGGGAGCCGTGGCTGCGGGCCAACATGGTGTCCACCCTCGACGGCGCGGCCCAGCACGGTGGACGCTCACAGCCGATCTCCAGCGACGCAGACATGCGGATCTTCGGCACGCTGCGCGGGCTCGCGGACGTGGTGATCGTCGGCGCCGAGACGGTACGGCAGGAGGGGTACCGACCCGCACGTGCGCGTGAGGCGTTCGCGGAGGCGCGCCGGGCGGCCGGACAGACTCCCGCGCCGGCTGTCGCCGTGGTGAGCGCGAGTCTGGACCTCGACTTCTCGCTGCCGCTGTTCACCTCGCCGCTGACGCCCACGCTGCTGCTCACCGGGGCCGCCGCGGCCCCGGACCGGGTCGCCACCGCCGAGAAGGCGGGGGTCCGGGTGGTGGTCGCCGGGGACGGGATGGGCGTCGACCCCGCCCGCGCCGTACGGGCCCTCGCCGACCTGGGTCTCACCCGGCTGCTCACCGAGGGCGGCCCGCGCGTGTTGGGCCAGCTGATCGCCGCCGACGTCCTCGACGAACTCTGTCTGACCGTGTCGCCGATGCTCACGGCGGGGGACGCGCAGCGGATCGCCGGGGGACCCTCGGTGGCGGTGCCCAAGCGCTTCGCCCTGGCGTCGCTGCTGGAGGAGTCCGGGTTCCTGTTCGGTCGTTACCGTCGTACGTGA
- a CDS encoding carbonic anhydrase, translating into MQPLIDNARTFGQRPEEFARLAEGQSPEVLFITCSDSRVVPALITGARPGELFELRTAGNIVPPYAADRPTGETATIEYAVEVLGVTDIVVCGHSHCGAVGALVRGDDLDAVPAVRDWLTNATPRPQGAVEDPTVADGVQNHVLSQLLRLRSYPCVEKRLADGRLRLRGWYYEVHTGAVREHRADTDKFETL; encoded by the coding sequence ATGCAGCCCCTCATCGACAACGCCCGTACGTTCGGACAGCGCCCTGAGGAGTTCGCCAGGCTGGCCGAAGGCCAGTCCCCCGAGGTCCTGTTCATCACCTGCTCCGACTCGCGGGTCGTCCCGGCCCTGATCACGGGCGCCCGCCCCGGCGAGCTGTTCGAACTGCGCACCGCGGGCAACATCGTCCCGCCCTACGCCGCCGACCGCCCCACCGGTGAGACGGCCACCATCGAGTACGCCGTGGAGGTCCTCGGCGTCACCGACATCGTGGTCTGCGGACACTCGCACTGCGGCGCCGTGGGCGCCCTGGTGCGCGGCGACGACCTGGACGCCGTACCGGCCGTCCGCGACTGGCTGACCAACGCCACCCCCCGCCCGCAAGGGGCGGTCGAGGACCCGACGGTCGCCGACGGCGTGCAGAACCACGTCCTCAGCCAGCTGCTGCGCCTGCGCTCCTACCCGTGCGTGGAGAAGCGCCTCGCGGACGGACGGCTGCGGTTGCGCGGCTGGTACTACGAGGTCCACACGGGTGCCGTGCGCGAACACCGCGCGGACACCGACAAGTTCGAGACCCTGTGA
- the zapE gene encoding cell division protein ZapE, whose protein sequence is MSCSVARPLDSVTVSSSSATVSGIGPIPEAAPASLCTREPHVPADRLVAEMVPPPRFDSVRFETYIPDPNQPSQTEAVRVLSGFAAGLGGAHATGAGRRGFLGFGRAKAPKVPAGPRGVYLDGGYGVGKTHLLASLWHATPAEPSLKAFGTFVELTNLVGALGFQKTVQTLSGHRLLCIDEFELDDPGDTVLVSTLLGKLVDAGVALAATSNTLPGKLGEGRFAAADFLREIQGLSAHFRALRIDGEDYRHRGLPEAPAPYSEEEVTKAAYATEGASLDDFPHLLAHLARVHPSRYGALTDGLKAVCLTGVEPVPDQSTALRLVVLADRLYDREVPVLASGLPFDRLFSEEMLNGGYRKKYFRAISRLTALARDAKRLVEH, encoded by the coding sequence ATGTCGTGCAGTGTGGCACGACCCTTAGACTCGGTAACCGTGTCGTCGTCCTCAGCCACCGTGTCCGGAATCGGTCCGATACCCGAAGCGGCCCCCGCGTCCCTGTGCACCCGCGAGCCCCATGTCCCCGCGGACCGGCTCGTCGCCGAGATGGTGCCGCCGCCCCGCTTCGACTCGGTGCGCTTCGAGACCTACATCCCGGACCCGAACCAGCCCAGCCAGACCGAGGCCGTCCGCGTCCTGAGCGGTTTCGCGGCGGGCCTCGGCGGCGCGCACGCGACCGGCGCCGGCCGGCGGGGCTTTCTCGGCTTCGGCCGGGCGAAGGCCCCCAAGGTCCCGGCGGGCCCTCGCGGCGTCTACCTGGACGGCGGGTACGGCGTCGGCAAGACGCACCTCCTCGCCTCCCTCTGGCACGCCACCCCGGCCGAACCCTCCCTCAAGGCCTTCGGCACCTTCGTGGAGCTGACGAACCTGGTGGGCGCCCTCGGTTTCCAGAAGACGGTCCAGACCCTTTCCGGCCACCGCCTGCTGTGCATCGACGAGTTCGAGCTGGACGACCCGGGCGACACGGTCTTGGTGTCGACTCTGCTCGGCAAGCTGGTCGACGCGGGCGTGGCACTGGCCGCCACCTCGAACACGTTGCCGGGCAAGCTCGGTGAGGGCCGGTTCGCGGCGGCCGACTTCCTGCGCGAGATCCAGGGCCTGTCCGCCCACTTCCGCGCCCTGCGGATCGACGGCGAGGACTACCGCCACCGCGGTCTGCCCGAGGCTCCGGCGCCGTACTCCGAAGAGGAGGTCACCAAGGCGGCGTACGCCACGGAGGGCGCCTCGCTCGACGACTTCCCGCATCTGCTGGCCCACCTCGCGCGCGTCCACCCGAGCCGGTACGGCGCCCTGACGGACGGCCTCAAGGCGGTCTGTCTGACGGGCGTCGAGCCGGTGCCGGACCAGTCCACGGCGCTGCGGCTGGTGGTGCTCGCCGACCGGCTGTACGACCGCGAGGTGCCCGTGCTCGCCTCGGGGCTGCCCTTCGACCGGCTGTTCAGCGAGGAGATGCTGAACGGCGGCTACCGCAAGAAGTACTTCCGCGCCATCTCCCGCCTCACCGCCCTCGCACGCGACGCCAAGCGACTCGTGGAGCACTGA
- the msrB gene encoding peptide-methionine (R)-S-oxide reductase MsrB → MSYDVEKPDEQWRAELTPAEYAVLRQAGTEPAFVGEYTDTKTKGVYSCRACGAELFTSDTKFESHCGWPSFYDPKDSDAVELLADRSHGMVRTEVRCARCGSHLGHVFEGEGYATPTDQRYCINSISLTLTADEG, encoded by the coding sequence ATGTCGTACGACGTCGAGAAGCCGGACGAGCAGTGGCGGGCGGAGCTGACACCGGCCGAGTACGCCGTACTGCGGCAGGCCGGCACGGAGCCCGCGTTCGTCGGCGAGTACACCGACACCAAGACCAAGGGTGTCTACTCCTGCCGCGCCTGCGGTGCCGAACTCTTCACCTCCGACACGAAGTTCGAGTCGCACTGCGGCTGGCCGTCCTTCTACGACCCGAAGGACAGTGACGCGGTGGAGCTGCTCGCCGACCGGTCGCACGGGATGGTACGCACGGAGGTGCGGTGCGCGCGGTGCGGCTCGCACCTCGGGCACGTCTTCGAGGGCGAGGGGTACGCCACCCCGACCGACCAGCGGTACTGCATCAACAGCATCTCGCTGACGCTGACCGCCGACGAGGGCTGA
- a CDS encoding indole-3-glycerol phosphate synthase: MIEKALTSADVEFVTTLHGDERASFHVLLQPRGNQADRLLRAIDDLALGELDEAAREGETPEGEQAMDAGERALEVSLQALRGAGSTAEGRLIEDHPLDALKSMVEEVGADEVLVLTDPHYVEEFFHRDWASRARHKVGVPVLKLFSHARV, from the coding sequence ATGATCGAGAAGGCTCTGACGTCCGCGGACGTCGAGTTCGTCACGACCCTGCACGGCGACGAGCGGGCCTCCTTCCACGTGCTGCTCCAGCCGCGCGGAAATCAGGCCGACCGGTTGCTGCGGGCCATCGACGACCTCGCCCTCGGGGAACTGGACGAGGCGGCGCGGGAGGGGGAGACGCCGGAGGGGGAGCAGGCGATGGACGCCGGGGAACGGGCTCTGGAGGTGTCCTTGCAGGCGTTGCGCGGGGCCGGGAGCACGGCCGAGGGGCGGCTCATCGAGGATCATCCCCTGGACGCGCTGAAGTCGATGGTGGAGGAGGTGGGGGCGGACGAGGTGCTGGTGCTGACCGATCCGCACTACGTGGAGGAGTTCTTCCACCGGGACTGGGCCTCCCGGGCCCGGCACAAGGTGGGGGTGCCGGTGTTGAAGCTGTTCTCGCACGCGCGGGTCTGA
- the murC gene encoding UDP-N-acetylmuramate--L-alanine ligase → MAPGLPTAMERPHFIGIGGAGMSGIAKILAQRGAKVAGSDAKESETAEALRALGATVHIGHAAEHLADDATAVVVSSAIRADNPELARAAELGIPVVHRSDALARLMDGLRPIAVAGTHGKTTTTSMLAVSLGELGLRPSYAIGGDLDVPGSNADHGDGDVFVAEADESDRSFHKYAPEVAIVLNVELDHHANYASMDEIYESFETFAGKIVPGGTLVISADHEGARELTSRLSGVRTVTYGEREDADVRVLSVVAQGLKSEVTVLLDGQEMTFTVSVPGRHYAHNAVAALAAGVALGVPAAELAPALAAYTGVKRRLQLKGEAAGVQVIDSYAHHPTEMTADLEAMRAAAGDARILVVFQPHLFSRTQELGTEMGQSLALADASVVLDIYPAREDPIPGITSELIIDAARSAGADVTALHDKAAVPAAIAGMARPGDLVLTMGAGDVTDLGPQILDRLSS, encoded by the coding sequence ATGGCACCCGGACTGCCTACCGCCATGGAACGGCCGCACTTCATCGGGATCGGTGGGGCCGGGATGTCGGGGATCGCGAAGATCCTCGCGCAGCGGGGGGCCAAGGTCGCCGGTAGCGACGCCAAGGAGTCGGAGACGGCCGAGGCCCTGCGGGCGCTCGGGGCGACCGTGCACATCGGGCACGCCGCCGAGCACCTCGCGGACGACGCGACCGCCGTGGTCGTCTCGTCTGCCATCCGGGCCGACAACCCCGAGCTCGCCCGCGCCGCCGAACTCGGTATCCCCGTCGTCCACCGGTCGGACGCGCTCGCCCGGCTGATGGACGGGCTGCGGCCGATCGCGGTCGCCGGCACGCACGGCAAGACCACGACGACGTCCATGCTGGCGGTGTCGCTGGGCGAGCTGGGGCTGCGGCCGTCGTACGCCATCGGCGGGGATCTCGACGTACCCGGGTCGAACGCGGACCACGGCGACGGCGACGTCTTCGTCGCCGAGGCGGACGAGAGCGACCGCAGCTTCCACAAGTACGCGCCCGAGGTGGCGATCGTCCTCAACGTGGAACTGGACCACCACGCCAACTACGCGTCCATGGACGAGATCTACGAGTCCTTCGAGACGTTCGCGGGGAAGATCGTGCCCGGCGGCACGCTGGTGATCTCCGCCGACCACGAGGGCGCGCGTGAGCTGACCTCCCGGCTGTCCGGCGTGCGGACCGTGACGTACGGCGAGCGCGAGGACGCCGACGTACGCGTGCTGTCGGTCGTGGCCCAGGGGCTGAAGAGCGAGGTCACGGTTCTGCTGGACGGGCAGGAGATGACGTTCACCGTGTCCGTCCCCGGACGGCACTACGCGCACAACGCCGTCGCCGCGCTGGCGGCCGGTGTCGCGCTCGGCGTGCCGGCGGCGGAGCTGGCGCCGGCACTGGCGGCGTACACCGGGGTGAAGCGACGGCTGCAGCTCAAGGGCGAGGCCGCCGGGGTGCAGGTCATCGACTCCTACGCGCACCACCCGACCGAGATGACGGCCGACCTGGAGGCCATGCGGGCCGCCGCCGGGGACGCGCGGATCCTGGTGGTCTTCCAGCCGCACCTGTTCTCCCGCACCCAGGAGCTGGGCACCGAGATGGGGCAGTCCCTGGCCCTGGCGGACGCGTCGGTCGTCCTCGACATCTACCCGGCCCGCGAGGACCCGATCCCGGGGATCACCAGCGAGCTGATCATCGACGCGGCCCGGTCCGCGGGCGCGGACGTCACCGCCCTGCACGACAAGGCCGCGGTGCCCGCCGCGATCGCGGGAATGGCGAGGCCCGGCGATCTCGTTCTCACCATGGGCGCGGGTGACGTGACGGACCTGGGCCCGCAGATCCTGGACCGTCTTTCGAGCTGA
- a CDS encoding slipin family protein, giving the protein MVETLVITAAAIGSAAVVYVAAAARVVKQYERGVVFRLGRLLDTPRTPGFTMVVPGIDHIRKVNMQIVTMPVPAQEGITRDNVTVRVDAVVYFKVVDAASAVVQVEDYRFAVSQMAQTSLRSIIGKSDLDDLLSNREKLNQGLELMIDSPAVEWGVTIDRVEIKDVSLPDTMKRSMARQAEADRERRARIINADAELQASRKLAEAAKEMADTPSALQLRLLQTVVAVAAEKNSTLVLPFPVELLRFLERSQAGPPPGPPPDLARPRPQQPPSPPPAPPFPPPPTE; this is encoded by the coding sequence ATGGTCGAGACGCTGGTCATCACCGCCGCGGCGATCGGCTCCGCCGCAGTCGTCTACGTCGCCGCCGCGGCCCGGGTCGTGAAGCAGTACGAACGAGGCGTGGTCTTCCGCCTCGGCCGGCTGCTGGACACCCCCAGAACACCCGGCTTCACCATGGTCGTCCCCGGTATCGACCACATCCGCAAGGTCAACATGCAGATCGTGACGATGCCCGTCCCGGCCCAGGAGGGCATCACCCGCGACAACGTCACCGTCCGTGTCGACGCGGTGGTCTACTTCAAGGTCGTCGACGCGGCCAGCGCGGTCGTACAGGTCGAGGACTACCGCTTCGCCGTCTCCCAGATGGCCCAGACCTCCCTGCGCTCCATCATCGGCAAGAGCGATCTCGACGACCTCCTCTCCAACCGCGAGAAGCTCAACCAGGGCCTGGAGCTGATGATCGACAGCCCCGCCGTGGAGTGGGGCGTCACCATCGACCGGGTCGAGATCAAGGACGTGTCCCTCCCCGACACCATGAAGCGCTCCATGGCCCGCCAGGCCGAGGCCGACCGCGAGCGCCGCGCCCGCATCATCAACGCGGACGCGGAGCTGCAGGCGTCGAGGAAGCTCGCCGAGGCCGCGAAGGAGATGGCCGACACCCCCTCCGCCCTCCAACTCCGCCTGTTGCAGACGGTGGTCGCGGTGGCCGCCGAGAAGAACTCCACCCTCGTCCTCCCCTTCCCGGTGGAACTCCTCCGCTTCCTGGAACGATCCCAGGCGGGCCCCCCACCGGGCCCCCCGCCTGACCTCGCACGCCCACGCCCCCAGCAGCCCCCCTCGCCTCCTCCCGCCCCACCCTTCCCACCCCCTCCGACCGAGTGA
- a CDS encoding PhoX family protein has protein sequence MTRRQALARSGAGIAGIAFTGALSELFVGTATAQSPLGHSGYGPLIPDPNGLLDLPKGFRYRVLSREGDPLRSGEGPVPSNHDGMAAFPGRHGRVHLVRNHENRHNGRIPVPTIEGLTYDPMGKGGCTSLTLDARGKVVAERVAIAGTAVNCAGGPTPWGTWLTCEENEDKAGTNGYTKDHGFIFEVDAADPRRSGAVPLTAMGRFQHEAIAVDPKRGVVYETEDAFQQPFGLFYRFLPNKPKGGLGSLRAGGRLQAMRVPGVPDLSPIQEPGACFEGIEWVDVPDPLAAQTPIRHQDFGPQGITHAQKLEGCYWGGRCVYFVSSFARSSEGSAADHYGQIWRYDPDHRTLTLVIAFGPDTDLQLPGESPDNICLAPSGGLMVCEDGNGAQHVYGVTRRGEVYAMARNAQNIGTAEEPEWGEFAGVTFSPDGDTMYVNCYTPGTTFAVTGPWRR, from the coding sequence GTGACCCGCCGTCAGGCCCTCGCCCGCTCGGGCGCCGGTATCGCAGGTATCGCGTTCACCGGAGCCCTCTCCGAACTCTTCGTGGGCACGGCCACCGCGCAGAGCCCCCTCGGCCATTCCGGCTACGGCCCCCTGATCCCCGACCCGAACGGCCTGCTCGATCTACCGAAGGGTTTCCGCTATCGGGTCCTCTCCCGCGAGGGCGACCCCCTCCGCTCGGGCGAGGGCCCGGTCCCCAGCAACCACGACGGCATGGCCGCCTTCCCCGGCAGACACGGCCGTGTGCACCTCGTCCGCAACCACGAGAACCGCCACAACGGCCGTATCCCGGTCCCCACCATCGAGGGCCTGACCTACGACCCGATGGGCAAGGGCGGCTGTACGTCCCTCACGCTCGACGCCCGGGGCAAGGTCGTCGCGGAACGCGTCGCCATCGCCGGCACCGCGGTCAACTGCGCCGGTGGGCCCACCCCTTGGGGCACCTGGCTGACCTGCGAGGAGAACGAGGACAAGGCCGGCACCAACGGCTACACCAAGGACCACGGCTTCATCTTCGAGGTCGACGCGGCCGACCCGCGGCGCTCGGGAGCCGTACCGCTCACCGCGATGGGCCGCTTCCAGCACGAGGCGATCGCGGTGGACCCGAAGCGGGGAGTCGTCTACGAGACGGAGGACGCCTTCCAACAGCCCTTCGGCCTCTTCTACCGCTTCCTCCCCAACAAGCCGAAGGGCGGCCTCGGTTCACTGCGCGCGGGCGGCCGCCTCCAGGCGATGCGCGTCCCCGGCGTACCCGACCTGTCCCCCATCCAGGAGCCCGGCGCCTGCTTCGAGGGCATCGAATGGGTCGACGTCCCCGACCCCCTGGCAGCACAGACCCCCATCCGCCACCAGGACTTCGGCCCCCAGGGCATCACCCACGCGCAGAAACTGGAAGGCTGCTACTGGGGCGGCCGCTGCGTCTACTTCGTCTCCTCCTTCGCCCGCAGCTCGGAGGGCTCGGCCGCCGACCACTACGGCCAGATCTGGCGCTACGACCCCGACCACCGCACCCTCACCCTGGTCATCGCCTTCGGCCCCGACACCGACCTCCAACTCCCCGGCGAATCCCCCGACAACATCTGCCTCGCCCCCTCCGGCGGCCTCATGGTCTGCGAGGACGGCAACGGCGCCCAGCACGTCTACGGCGTCACCCGCCGCGGCGAGGTGTACGCCATGGCCCGCAACGCCCAGAACATCGGCACCGCCGAGGAACCGGAATGGGGCGAGTTCGCGGGCGTCACCTTCTCCCCCGACGGCGACACGATGTACGTCAACTGCTACACCCCGGGCACGACCTTCGCGGTCACGGGGCCGTGGCGTCGCTGA
- a CDS encoding SulP family inorganic anion transporter, translating to MNSKTSPQPPSSPSRFPHLRQDFGASLVVFLVALPLCVGVAVASGVPAELGLVTGIVGGIVAGLMPGSSLQVSGPAAGLTVLVFEAVRQFGLPALGVIVLAAGLLQLAMGALKLGRWFRAISVSVVEGMLAGIGLVIIAGQLYAAAGLKAPASGIDKIAGLPGAFVDAVGSTTALASLAVGAGTIAVMVLWKRLPKKVQLVPGALAAVLLATGASLAFSLPVANVEVKGLLDVIQPPGLDAFGQLADVALLGTILAFTLIASAESLFSAAAVDRMHDGPRTEYDKELMAQGAGNTVCGLLGALPMTAVIVRSSANLQAGAKTKASRVLHGVWLLLFAALLPGALALIPLPALAGILVHAGWKLIPFREVVSLWRSHRGEALILVATAVAIVAVNMFEGVLIGLALSVAKTAWEASHIKLEVIDKGAGPVQAYLSGNATFLRLPKILDDLESLPQDRPVELHLTGLHHLDHACRTALENWAARHSTTGTEPVRMTVPEPEKATSGTS from the coding sequence ATGAACTCCAAGACCTCTCCCCAGCCCCCGTCCTCCCCCTCCCGCTTCCCCCATCTGCGACAGGACTTCGGCGCCTCGCTCGTCGTGTTCCTGGTCGCCCTCCCCCTGTGCGTCGGCGTCGCCGTCGCCTCGGGGGTACCGGCCGAACTCGGCCTGGTCACCGGCATCGTGGGCGGTATCGTCGCCGGTCTGATGCCCGGCAGCAGCCTCCAGGTCTCCGGCCCGGCGGCCGGTCTGACCGTGCTGGTCTTCGAGGCGGTCCGCCAGTTCGGGCTGCCCGCCCTCGGCGTGATCGTGCTCGCCGCCGGTCTGCTCCAACTCGCCATGGGCGCGCTGAAGCTGGGCCGTTGGTTCCGCGCCATATCCGTCTCCGTCGTCGAGGGCATGCTCGCCGGCATCGGCCTGGTGATCATCGCCGGCCAGCTCTACGCGGCGGCCGGTCTGAAGGCCCCCGCCTCGGGCATCGACAAGATCGCGGGCCTGCCCGGCGCCTTCGTCGACGCCGTCGGCAGCACCACCGCACTCGCCTCGCTGGCGGTCGGCGCGGGCACCATCGCGGTGATGGTGCTGTGGAAGCGCCTGCCGAAGAAGGTCCAGCTGGTTCCCGGCGCGCTCGCCGCGGTCCTGCTGGCCACCGGCGCCTCCCTGGCCTTCAGCCTCCCGGTGGCGAACGTCGAGGTGAAGGGCCTGCTGGACGTGATCCAGCCCCCCGGCCTGGACGCCTTCGGCCAGCTCGCCGACGTGGCGCTGCTCGGCACGATCCTCGCCTTCACCCTCATCGCCTCCGCCGAGAGCCTGTTCAGCGCGGCGGCCGTGGACCGGATGCACGACGGTCCGCGCACCGAGTACGACAAGGAGCTGATGGCCCAGGGCGCCGGCAACACCGTGTGCGGGCTGCTGGGCGCGCTGCCGATGACGGCGGTGATCGTTCGTAGCTCCGCCAACCTCCAGGCCGGCGCGAAGACGAAGGCCTCCCGGGTCCTGCACGGCGTCTGGCTGCTGCTCTTCGCGGCCCTGCTGCCGGGTGCGCTCGCCCTGATTCCGCTCCCCGCCCTGGCCGGCATCCTCGTCCACGCGGGCTGGAAGCTGATCCCCTTCCGGGAGGTCGTCTCCCTGTGGCGCAGCCACCGGGGCGAGGCGCTGATCCTGGTCGCCACGGCCGTGGCGATCGTCGCGGTCAACATGTTCGAGGGCGTCCTGATCGGTCTGGCCCTGTCCGTGGCCAAGACCGCCTGGGAGGCCTCGCACATCAAGCTGGAGGTCATCGACAAGGGCGCCGGGCCGGTCCAGGCCTACCTCTCCGGCAACGCGACCTTCCTGCGCCTGCCGAAGATCCTGGACGACCTGGAGTCCCTCCCCCAGGACCGCCCCGTGGAACTCCACCTCACCGGCCTCCACCACCTGGACCACGCCTGCCGCACCGCCCTGGAGAACTGGGCGGCCCGGCACAGCACGACGGGTACGGAACCGGTACGCATGACGGTCCCGGAGCCGGAGAAGGCGACGTCAGGCACGTCCTGA
- a CDS encoding MAB_1171c family putative transporter, producing the protein MNGLVYFLAAAALWTGFAAQLPGLWRERRDPLKRALCAVIFLAGFCFALGAPPTVGFVNRAVGVPNAAACVTYGAVNAFSAASLVLIVHWRGADDPARLRRVSRRWLLAYAVIIAAQTALFAVGDAPVERLTDFDTYYADTPFIREMIVLYLVAHMAAALTTTILCWRWTLQISGWTRRALAVLAVGWLCTSTYGVLKVVAVAGRWTGQHWDPLSTRLAPMLVTVGAVLTSAGYVLPLLGPRIDSLVAFLRLGPLFRLVGSRGAGRIRRNALLSWRSLGDVELRLTHRTTAIRDGLRDVSVHFDEAVRDRAYRQALSLGSSAGEAEAIGDAAMVAVAVMSGTREPVGGPRQGVLDTAALDSAALDALVGLGGGCAGPAAEGQGLDTGQPSLIRMSRAVRAGVVEGAVRAERAKSR; encoded by the coding sequence GTGAACGGACTGGTCTACTTTCTGGCGGCCGCCGCCCTGTGGACCGGCTTCGCCGCCCAACTGCCCGGACTGTGGCGCGAGCGGCGTGATCCCCTGAAGCGTGCGCTCTGCGCCGTGATCTTCCTGGCAGGCTTCTGTTTCGCCCTCGGCGCCCCGCCCACCGTCGGCTTCGTCAACCGTGCCGTCGGCGTGCCCAACGCCGCCGCGTGCGTCACCTACGGTGCGGTGAACGCCTTCTCCGCCGCCTCGCTCGTGCTGATCGTCCACTGGCGCGGTGCCGACGACCCCGCCCGGCTGCGACGCGTCTCCCGCCGATGGCTGCTCGCGTACGCCGTGATCATCGCGGCGCAGACGGCGCTCTTCGCCGTCGGGGACGCGCCCGTCGAGCGCCTCACCGACTTCGACACCTACTACGCGGACACGCCGTTCATCCGCGAGATGATCGTCCTCTATCTGGTGGCCCACATGGCGGCCGCCCTCACCACCACGATCCTGTGCTGGCGCTGGACCCTGCAGATCAGCGGCTGGACACGGCGGGCACTGGCCGTGCTGGCCGTCGGGTGGCTGTGCACCAGCACGTACGGCGTCCTGAAGGTGGTGGCCGTCGCCGGCCGCTGGACCGGGCAGCACTGGGACCCGCTGAGCACCCGGCTGGCTCCGATGCTGGTCACCGTCGGCGCGGTCCTCACCTCGGCCGGCTATGTCCTGCCGCTGCTCGGGCCGCGCATCGACAGCCTGGTCGCCTTCCTGCGGCTCGGGCCGCTCTTCCGGCTCGTCGGCTCCCGGGGCGCCGGCCGCATCAGACGGAACGCGCTGCTGTCCTGGCGTTCCCTCGGCGACGTCGAGCTGCGGCTGACGCACCGGACGACAGCCATACGGGACGGACTGCGGGACGTGTCCGTCCACTTCGACGAGGCGGTCCGTGACCGTGCCTACCGGCAGGCCCTCTCGCTCGGCTCCAGTGCCGGCGAGGCCGAGGCCATCGGGGACGCGGCGATGGTGGCCGTCGCCGTGATGTCCGGCACGCGGGAGCCGGTCGGGGGGCCGCGTCAGGGGGTCCTGGACACTGCCGCCCTGGACAGTGCCGCCCTGGACGCCCTCGTGGGGCTCGGCGGTGGCTGTGCGGGGCCCGCGGCCGAGGGGCAGGGGCTGGACACCGGGCAGCCGTCGTTGATCCGGATGTCGCGGGCGGTGCGGGCGGGGGTCGTGGAGGGGGCGGTGCGCGCGGAGCGCGCGAAGAGCCGGTAG